One segment of Streptomyces showdoensis DNA contains the following:
- a CDS encoding FAD-dependent oxidoreductase, translated as MADELGHRRTRHAVVIGGSLAGLLAARVLSEHAERVTVVERDRYPEGPEARPGVPQGRHLHVLIEGGQRALDELLPGFMDELHGLGAPKVGVPQDMVQWQNGHWYVRSEATAYFYTGPRPQLEWLVRQRVAADPRIELVEGTETVGLLGDAARVRGVLVRERGAGTDREPRALEADLVVDASGRSTKAPDWLAAIGAEAPHEETLDTGLAYGTRFYRSPAADPSTDALGYYVVPNPTQVHSGVVLPLGDGRHVVTLGGLRDDVPSTDEDLFEEYARKLPHPVVSEWLAKAEPLTPVYGSRKTTNVRRRYDRPGRRPAGFLATGDALCAFNPIYGQGMAVAALSALALRKALADPRRTPTTRRVQRALFDASKQAWDISAGADKNMPGVTGNAVGTGVTDRLTGWYMRRVQARASGNPVVGTPFRAALTLTAPLTGLFAPSVARAVLFGPVPETPAEPPLLRGEAGGS; from the coding sequence ATGGCCGACGAGTTGGGTCACCGCAGGACACGTCATGCGGTGGTCATCGGGGGGAGCCTGGCGGGCCTGCTGGCCGCGCGGGTGCTCAGCGAACACGCCGAGCGGGTCACGGTCGTGGAGCGAGACCGCTACCCGGAGGGACCGGAGGCACGGCCGGGCGTTCCGCAGGGCCGGCACCTCCACGTGCTGATCGAGGGCGGGCAGCGGGCGCTCGACGAGCTGCTGCCCGGCTTCATGGACGAGCTGCACGGGCTGGGCGCGCCCAAGGTGGGCGTCCCGCAGGACATGGTCCAGTGGCAGAACGGGCATTGGTACGTCCGCTCCGAGGCGACGGCGTACTTCTACACGGGCCCCCGGCCCCAGTTGGAGTGGCTGGTGCGGCAACGGGTCGCCGCCGATCCCCGGATCGAACTCGTGGAGGGCACCGAGACGGTCGGCCTGCTCGGCGACGCGGCCCGGGTGCGGGGCGTACTGGTGCGCGAGCGCGGGGCCGGCACGGACCGGGAGCCGCGGGCGCTGGAGGCCGATCTGGTGGTGGACGCCTCGGGCCGCTCGACCAAGGCGCCGGACTGGCTGGCCGCGATCGGCGCGGAGGCCCCGCACGAGGAGACCCTGGACACGGGCCTGGCGTACGGCACCCGGTTCTACCGTTCCCCCGCCGCGGACCCGTCCACGGACGCGCTCGGCTACTACGTGGTGCCGAACCCGACACAGGTGCACAGCGGTGTGGTGCTGCCGCTCGGCGACGGCCGGCACGTGGTCACCCTCGGCGGGCTGCGCGACGACGTGCCGTCCACGGACGAGGACCTGTTCGAGGAGTACGCGCGCAAGCTGCCGCACCCCGTGGTGAGCGAGTGGCTCGCGAAGGCCGAGCCCCTGACGCCGGTGTACGGCTCCCGCAAGACGACCAACGTCCGCCGCCGGTACGACCGTCCGGGGCGCCGTCCGGCCGGTTTCCTCGCGACCGGCGACGCGCTGTGCGCCTTCAACCCGATCTACGGGCAGGGCATGGCGGTCGCCGCGCTGTCCGCGCTGGCGCTGCGCAAGGCCCTGGCGGACCCGCGGCGCACGCCGACGACGCGGCGGGTGCAGCGGGCCCTGTTCGACGCTTCCAAGCAGGCCTGGGACATCTCGGCGGGCGCCGACAAGAATATGCCGGGCGTGACCGGCAACGCGGTCGGGACGGGGGTGACCGACAGACTGACCGGCTGGTACATGCGCCGGGTGCAGGCGCGCGCCTCGGGCAACCCGGTGGTGGGCACGCCCTTCCGGGCGGCGCTGACGCTGACGGCCCCGCTGACGGGCCTGTTCGCCCCCTCGGTGGCCCGCGCGGTGCTGTTCGGGCCGGTGCCGGAGACGCCGGCGGAGCCGCCGCTGCTGCGCGGGGAGGCCGGAGGGTCCTAA
- a CDS encoding PadR family transcriptional regulator — protein MSLPHAILTALLEKPSSGLELTRRFDRSIGYFWSSTHQQIYRELGKLEQAGYIRALPAPVPARGQKKEYEVLPAGREELAGWVDTAEDPKPLRSALLLRMRAAAVVGGRGLRAELERHLELHRRQLAEYREIEVRDFPPERRAAEPDRLRHLVLRGGIDLERFWVEWLTQALRELDGPGTATP, from the coding sequence ATGTCCCTCCCGCACGCGATCCTCACGGCGCTGCTCGAGAAGCCTTCGTCGGGCCTCGAACTGACCCGCCGATTCGACCGGTCGATCGGCTACTTCTGGTCGTCCACCCACCAGCAGATCTACCGCGAGCTGGGGAAGCTGGAGCAGGCGGGGTACATCCGTGCCCTGCCCGCGCCGGTGCCCGCGCGGGGGCAGAAGAAGGAGTACGAGGTGCTGCCGGCGGGCCGCGAGGAGCTCGCCGGCTGGGTGGACACCGCGGAGGACCCCAAGCCGCTCCGCTCGGCGCTGCTGCTGCGGATGCGGGCGGCGGCCGTGGTGGGCGGCAGGGGGCTGCGGGCGGAGCTGGAGCGCCATCTGGAGCTGCACCGGCGCCAGTTGGCCGAGTACCGGGAGATCGAGGTGCGGGACTTCCCGCCGGAGCGGCGGGCGGCGGAGCCGGACCGGCTGCGGCACCTGGTGCTGCGCGGCGGCATCGACCTGGAGCGCTTCTGGGTGGAGTGGCTGACCCAGGCGCTGCGGGAGCTGGACGGTCCGGGCACGGCGACGCCCTGA
- a CDS encoding NADPH-dependent 2,4-dienoyl-CoA reductase: protein MAPTTPYPHLLSPLDLGFTTLPNRVLMGSMHVGLEEAEHGFERMAAFYAERARGGVGLIVTGGIAPNEAGRPWDGGAKLTTAEEVAEHRRITDAVHEAGGRIAMQILHFGRYAYHPALVAPSPLKAPISPFAPNELTDAEVEQTVEDYVRCAELAKEAGYDGVEVMGSEGYLINEFIASATNQRTDRWGGSYENRVRFPLEIVRRIRERVGTDFILIYRLSMLDLVPGGSTLDEVTALAKEIEAAGATIINTGIGWHEARIPTIATSVPRGAYTWVTKRLMGAVSVPLVTSNRINTPEVAEGILAEGRADMVSMARPFLADPDFVAKAAADRAETINTCIGCNQACLDHTFSLKITSCLVNPRACHETELVLSPTRLAKRIAVVGAGPAGLACAVSAAERGHEVTLFDGAEEIGGQLNVAKRVPGKEEFDETLRYFRVQLAERGVEVRLNTFVSAADLTEYDEVVVATGVTPRTPEIEGVDHPSVVGYLDVLRHGAPVGERVAILGAGGIGFDVAEFLTDGGEGASQDPETYFRQWGVDTSYETRGGLRAPERPRPPRQVHLLQRKTTKVGAGLGKTTGWIHRTELKHRGVTMVAGVSYERIDDEGLHLTVEGEPTVLPVDTVVLCTGQEPRRGLYEELLAAGRTAHLIGGADVAAELDAKRAIDQGTRLAAAL from the coding sequence ATGGCCCCGACCACCCCGTACCCGCACCTGCTGAGCCCGCTGGACCTCGGGTTCACGACCCTGCCCAACCGGGTGCTCATGGGATCCATGCACGTCGGCCTGGAGGAGGCCGAGCACGGATTCGAGCGCATGGCCGCCTTCTACGCGGAGCGCGCCCGCGGCGGCGTGGGCCTCATCGTCACCGGCGGCATCGCCCCGAACGAGGCCGGCCGCCCCTGGGACGGCGGCGCGAAGCTGACCACCGCCGAGGAGGTGGCGGAGCACCGTCGGATCACGGACGCGGTGCACGAGGCCGGCGGCCGGATCGCGATGCAGATCCTCCACTTCGGCCGCTACGCCTACCACCCCGCCCTCGTCGCCCCCAGCCCGCTCAAGGCCCCGATCAGCCCCTTCGCGCCGAACGAGCTGACCGACGCCGAGGTCGAGCAGACCGTCGAGGACTACGTGCGCTGCGCGGAGCTCGCCAAGGAGGCCGGGTACGACGGCGTCGAGGTGATGGGGTCCGAGGGCTACCTGATCAACGAGTTCATCGCGAGCGCCACCAACCAGCGCACCGACCGCTGGGGCGGCTCGTACGAGAACCGGGTCCGTTTCCCGCTGGAGATCGTCCGCCGCATCCGCGAGCGCGTGGGCACGGACTTCATCCTGATCTACCGCCTCTCCATGCTGGACCTGGTCCCGGGCGGCTCCACCCTCGACGAGGTGACCGCGCTCGCCAAGGAGATCGAGGCGGCCGGCGCCACGATCATCAACACGGGCATCGGCTGGCACGAGGCCCGCATCCCCACCATCGCCACGTCGGTCCCGCGGGGCGCGTACACCTGGGTGACGAAGCGGCTGATGGGCGCGGTCTCGGTCCCGCTGGTCACCAGCAACCGCATCAACACGCCCGAGGTCGCCGAGGGCATCCTCGCCGAGGGCCGCGCCGACATGGTGTCGATGGCCCGCCCGTTCCTCGCGGACCCCGACTTCGTGGCGAAGGCGGCGGCGGACCGCGCCGAGACGATCAACACGTGCATCGGCTGCAACCAGGCCTGCCTGGACCACACCTTCAGCCTGAAGATCACCTCCTGCCTGGTGAACCCGCGCGCCTGCCACGAGACCGAGCTGGTCCTCTCCCCCACCCGCCTCGCCAAGCGGATCGCTGTCGTCGGCGCGGGCCCGGCCGGCCTCGCCTGCGCGGTCTCCGCGGCGGAACGCGGCCACGAGGTCACGCTGTTCGACGGCGCCGAGGAGATCGGCGGCCAGCTGAACGTGGCCAAGCGGGTGCCGGGCAAGGAGGAGTTCGACGAGACGCTGCGCTACTTCCGGGTGCAGCTCGCGGAGCGCGGCGTCGAGGTGCGGCTGAACACCTTCGTGTCGGCGGCCGACCTGACGGAGTACGACGAGGTGGTCGTCGCCACCGGCGTCACCCCGCGCACCCCGGAGATCGAGGGCGTCGACCACCCGAGCGTGGTCGGCTACCTGGACGTGCTGCGCCACGGCGCGCCGGTCGGCGAGCGGGTCGCGATCCTGGGCGCGGGCGGCATCGGCTTCGACGTGGCGGAGTTCCTGACCGACGGCGGGGAGGGCGCGAGCCAGGACCCGGAGACGTACTTCCGGCAGTGGGGCGTCGACACGTCGTACGAGACGCGGGGCGGCCTGCGCGCGCCGGAGCGGCCGCGGCCGCCGCGCCAGGTGCACCTGCTCCAGCGCAAGACCACGAAGGTCGGCGCCGGCCTGGGCAAGACGACGGGCTGGATCCACCGCACGGAGCTGAAGCACCGGGGCGTGACGATGGTGGCGGGCGTCTCGTACGAGCGGATCGACGACGAGGGCCTGCACCTGACCGTCGAGGGCGAGCCGACGGTGCTGCCGGTCGACACGGTGGTGCTGTGCACCGGCCAGGAGCCGCGCCGCGGGCTGTACGAGGAGCTCCTCGCGGCGGGCCGGACGGCGCACCTGATCGGCGGCGCGGACGTCGCGGCCGAGCTGGACGCCAAGCGGGCGATCGACCAGGGCACGCGGCTCGCCGCCGCGCTGTGA
- the dhaM gene encoding dihydroxyacetone kinase phosphoryl donor subunit DhaM translates to MSGRVGIVLVSHSAAVATAVAELARGLSGGGDTAPIVPAGGTPDGGLGTSADLIVRAAEAADGGVGVAVLVDLGSAVLTVKALLAEGDELPEGARLVDAPFVEGAVAALVTATAGGDLDQVVAAASEAYAYRKD, encoded by the coding sequence ATGAGCGGCCGGGTGGGCATCGTCCTGGTCTCGCACAGCGCGGCCGTGGCCACGGCGGTGGCCGAGCTGGCCCGGGGTCTCTCGGGCGGCGGCGACACGGCGCCGATCGTGCCGGCGGGCGGTACCCCGGACGGCGGCCTGGGCACCAGCGCGGACCTGATCGTCCGGGCGGCCGAGGCCGCGGACGGCGGCGTCGGCGTGGCCGTTCTGGTCGACCTGGGCAGCGCGGTCCTGACGGTGAAGGCCCTCCTGGCCGAGGGCGACGAGCTCCCGGAGGGCGCCCGCCTGGTCGACGCCCCCTTCGTGGAGGGCGCGGTGGCCGCCCTGGTGACGGCGACGGCGGGCGGCGACCTGGACCAGGTGGTGGCGGCGGCCTCGGAGGCGTACGCGTACCGCAAGGACTGA
- the dhaL gene encoding dihydroxyacetone kinase subunit DhaL, translated as MSEPTYDAAFFRAWLEGAAAAVDREADRLTELDSAIGDADHGANLKRGFAAVTATLEKEPPATPGAVLATAGRQLISTVGGASGPLYGTLLRRTGKALGEAPEVSRTALAEALTTAVAAVSQLGGAQLGDKTMLDALVPAAEALGTSFEAAREAAEAGALATVPLQARKGRASYLGERSIGHQDPGATSSALLIAALAEVAA; from the coding sequence ATGAGCGAGCCCACCTACGACGCGGCGTTCTTCCGCGCCTGGCTGGAGGGGGCGGCGGCCGCCGTGGACCGCGAGGCGGACCGGCTGACCGAGCTGGACTCGGCGATCGGCGACGCCGACCACGGCGCCAACCTCAAGCGCGGCTTCGCGGCGGTGACCGCGACCTTGGAGAAGGAACCTCCGGCCACCCCGGGCGCGGTGCTCGCGACGGCCGGACGGCAACTGATCTCCACGGTCGGCGGCGCGTCGGGACCGCTGTACGGGACGCTGCTGCGCCGCACGGGCAAGGCCCTGGGCGAAGCGCCGGAGGTCTCCCGTACGGCCCTCGCCGAGGCGCTGACGACAGCGGTGGCCGCCGTGTCGCAGCTCGGCGGGGCGCAGCTCGGCGACAAGACGATGCTGGACGCGCTCGTCCCGGCGGCCGAGGCGCTCGGCACCTCGTTCGAGGCGGCCCGGGAGGCCGCGGAGGCGGGCGCGCTGGCGACCGTGCCGCTGCAGGCCCGCAAGGGCAGGGCGAGCTATCTGGGCGAGCGTTCCATCGGCCACCAGGACCCGGGGGCGACCTCGTCCGCGCTGCTGATCGCCGCGCTCGCGGAGGTGGCGGCATGA
- the dhaK gene encoding dihydroxyacetone kinase subunit DhaK yields the protein MRMLINVPETVVADALRGIAAAHPDLNVDVENRVVVRRDAPVAGKVALVSGGGSGHEPLHAGFVGPGMLSAACPGEVFTSPVPDQMVRAAAAVDSGAGVLFVVKNYTGDVLNFEMAAELAEDEGVQIAKVLVDDDVAVTDSLYTAGRRGTGATLFVEKIAGAAAEEGAPLERVESIARRVNERARSFGVALSACTTPAKGSPTFDLPEGELELGIGIHGEPGRERRPMMTAREIADHTVDVVLEDLRPKGPVLALVNGMGATPLLELYGFNAEVQRALAERGVPVARTLVGNYVTSLDMAGCSVTLCEADEELLRLWDAPVQTAALRWGR from the coding sequence GTGAGGATGTTGATCAATGTTCCGGAGACCGTCGTCGCGGACGCGCTGCGCGGGATCGCCGCCGCGCACCCCGACCTGAACGTCGATGTGGAGAACCGGGTCGTGGTGCGGCGGGACGCGCCGGTGGCCGGGAAGGTGGCGCTGGTGTCGGGCGGGGGCTCGGGGCACGAGCCGCTGCACGCGGGGTTCGTGGGGCCGGGGATGCTCTCGGCGGCCTGCCCGGGCGAGGTGTTCACCTCGCCGGTGCCGGACCAGATGGTGCGGGCGGCGGCCGCGGTCGACAGCGGGGCGGGCGTGCTGTTCGTGGTGAAGAACTACACGGGCGACGTCCTGAACTTCGAGATGGCAGCCGAACTCGCCGAGGACGAGGGCGTGCAGATCGCGAAGGTGCTCGTCGACGACGACGTGGCCGTGACCGACAGCCTGTACACGGCGGGGCGGCGCGGCACCGGGGCGACGCTCTTCGTGGAGAAGATCGCCGGGGCCGCCGCGGAGGAGGGCGCCCCGCTGGAGCGGGTCGAGTCGATCGCGCGCCGGGTCAACGAGCGCGCGCGGAGCTTCGGGGTGGCGCTGAGCGCCTGCACGACCCCGGCGAAGGGCTCGCCGACCTTCGACCTCCCCGAAGGGGAGCTGGAGCTGGGCATCGGGATCCACGGGGAGCCGGGCCGTGAGCGGCGCCCGATGATGACCGCGCGGGAGATCGCGGACCACACCGTCGACGTCGTCCTGGAGGACCTGCGGCCCAAGGGCCCGGTGCTCGCGCTGGTGAACGGGATGGGGGCGACGCCCCTGCTGGAGCTGTACGGGTTCAACGCGGAGGTGCAGCGCGCGCTCGCCGAGCGCGGGGTGCCGGTGGCCCGCACGCTCGTGGGCAACTACGTGACGTCGCTGGACATGGCGGGCTGCTCGGTGACGCTGTGCGAGGCCGACGAGGAGCTCCTGCGCCTGTGGGACGCCCCGGTGCAGACGGCCGCGCTGCGATGGGGTCGGTGA
- a CDS encoding zinc ribbon domain-containing protein, with amino-acid sequence MQPARAVTARPQVRAAPVDDTVSGLPCPACGTPNAADRRFCRRCAAPLTPTAEPPAPPWWRVRPFRRRVRAGSGRAVRFLTVLVVVLALGAAGLLLLPAGRHLFEDTRDKLGKAKAVTPARVRASAELPGHPADDTTDGLSNRYWGAPGAGASVTYTFARPFRLVDVIVTNGASSAPEEYALQGRALRIGMEVTTKDGGTVRTSLGLSDKAGPQTFPTGISDVTAIRLVLEAPAGLTGGRHLALAEVEFFQRG; translated from the coding sequence GTGCAGCCCGCGAGGGCGGTGACGGCCCGCCCGCAGGTCCGGGCCGCCCCGGTGGACGACACGGTGTCCGGGCTGCCGTGCCCCGCCTGCGGCACGCCCAACGCGGCGGACCGGCGCTTCTGCCGTCGGTGCGCGGCCCCGCTGACGCCGACCGCCGAGCCGCCCGCGCCGCCCTGGTGGCGGGTCCGGCCGTTCCGGCGCCGGGTGCGGGCGGGCTCGGGCCGGGCGGTCCGCTTCCTGACGGTCCTGGTGGTGGTCCTGGCGCTGGGCGCGGCGGGGCTGCTGCTCCTCCCGGCCGGCCGTCACCTCTTCGAGGACACCCGGGACAAGCTGGGCAAGGCGAAGGCGGTGACGCCGGCCCGGGTCCGGGCGAGTGCCGAACTCCCCGGGCACCCCGCGGACGACACGACCGACGGGCTCAGCAACCGCTACTGGGGCGCGCCCGGGGCGGGCGCCTCGGTGACGTACACGTTCGCCAGGCCCTTCCGCCTGGTGGACGTGATCGTCACGAACGGGGCCTCGTCGGCGCCGGAGGAGTACGCGCTCCAGGGGCGGGCGCTGCGGATCGGGATGGAGGTGACGACGAAGGACGGCGGGACGGTCCGCACCTCGCTGGGCCTGAGCGACAAGGCGGGCCCGCAGACGTTCCCGACCGGCATCAGCGACGTCACCGCGATCCGGCTGGTCCTGGAGGCGCCCGCGGGTCTGACCGGGGGCCGCCATCTGGCCCTGGCGGAGGTGGAGTTCTTCCAGCGGGGCTGA
- a CDS encoding phage tail protein, translating to MSRAAVPGLPSRHPIGGQLPALYAEDDFAQRFTAGLDTVLAPVFATLDNLPAYFDPRVTPADFLSWLATWVGGVDDPRWPPDQRREAVARAVELHRRRGTRRGLVDALRLVLGVSAEVEGDGAAIWSGTPGAALPPAPADEVLVRVWPHREPTVDADRVRALVRALCPVHTVCRVEVLPGPPSGGGERGDGLA from the coding sequence ATGAGCCGGGCCGCGGTCCCGGGGCTGCCCAGCCGGCACCCGATCGGCGGGCAGCTGCCCGCGCTGTACGCCGAGGACGACTTCGCCCAGCGGTTCACGGCCGGGCTCGACACGGTCCTGGCCCCGGTGTTCGCGACCCTGGACAACCTGCCCGCCTACTTCGACCCGCGGGTGACCCCGGCCGACTTCCTGTCCTGGCTGGCCACCTGGGTGGGGGGCGTGGACGACCCGCGGTGGCCGCCGGACCAGCGGCGCGAGGCGGTGGCCCGCGCGGTCGAACTGCACCGCCGGCGCGGCACCCGGCGCGGCCTGGTCGACGCCCTGCGGCTGGTCCTGGGCGTGTCCGCCGAGGTCGAGGGGGACGGTGCGGCCATCTGGTCCGGGACTCCCGGGGCCGCGCTGCCGCCCGCCCCGGCCGACGAGGTCCTCGTCCGGGTGTGGCCGCACCGCGAGCCTACGGTCGACGCCGACCGGGTCCGCGCGCTCGTCCGCGCGCTGTGCCCGGTCCACACGGTCTGCCGGGTGGAGGTCCTGCCCGGCCCGCCTTCCGGCGGCGGCGAAAGGGGCGACGGCCTTGCGTGA
- a CDS encoding putative baseplate assembly protein, producing MALPSPNLDDRRFQQLVDEAKRYVQQRAPEWTDHNVSDPGVTLIETFAYLVDQLLYRLNRVPDKNYLAFLDLLGIRLFPPSAAVAEVDFWLSAPQPDTVTLPAGTEVTTAAGGPDEPDEGVVFATVDRLRIVPSELTRLVTAPRSGGQTDVTGALAEGRDVPCFQAAPEPGDALLFGLPTAVPRCVVAVRLDSRVQGVGVDPRQPPLVWEAWDGGRWRRCETGSDSTGGLNRPGEVIVYVPAGHTASVVAGTRAGWLRCRVTEAEPGQPFYSESPTVREAAVFTVGGTMTVEHAETVTDVPLGVSEGVAGQSFRLGRPPVLLDGEPPVVEVSSPEGWQRWELVEHFGRSGPEDRHVRVDATLGEFTFPPVLREPDGTLGSRGAVPPKGAHIRVARYRTGGGPAGNVARGAVSVLRSSVPYVTRVANREAARGGVAGETLDNARLRAPEALRMQERAVTAEDYEIIARQAAPSVLRVRCLPDAGGGAGAVRVLVVPDAVADEGDRLRFEQLIPSEQVLGAITGALDERRLIGTRLVVEPPFYQGVTVVARLSAPAAEADRVREAALAALFRHLDPLRGGPDGTGWPFGRPVQYGEVFGVLQRAVGDVLVEEIRMFAADPVTGRRGAPVDRIEVAAGALVFSYQHQVVVAARAEEERG from the coding sequence ATGGCCCTCCCCTCCCCGAACCTGGACGACCGACGGTTCCAGCAGCTCGTCGACGAGGCGAAGCGGTACGTGCAGCAGCGCGCGCCGGAGTGGACCGACCACAACGTGTCCGATCCGGGCGTCACCCTGATCGAGACCTTCGCCTACCTCGTGGACCAGCTGCTCTACCGGCTGAACCGGGTGCCGGACAAGAACTACCTGGCGTTCCTCGACCTGTTGGGCATCCGGCTGTTCCCGCCCTCGGCGGCCGTCGCCGAGGTCGACTTCTGGCTGTCGGCCCCGCAGCCGGACACGGTGACGCTGCCCGCGGGGACCGAGGTGACGACGGCGGCGGGCGGGCCCGACGAGCCGGACGAGGGCGTGGTCTTCGCGACCGTGGACCGACTCCGGATCGTGCCGAGCGAGTTGACGCGGCTGGTGACGGCGCCCAGGTCCGGCGGACAGACCGACGTGACCGGCGCGCTCGCGGAGGGGCGGGACGTCCCGTGCTTCCAGGCGGCCCCGGAGCCCGGCGACGCGCTGCTGTTCGGGCTGCCCACGGCGGTGCCGCGCTGCGTGGTCGCCGTGCGCCTGGACAGCCGGGTGCAGGGCGTCGGCGTGGACCCGCGCCAGCCCCCGCTGGTGTGGGAGGCCTGGGACGGCGGGCGCTGGCGGCGCTGCGAGACGGGCTCCGACAGCACGGGCGGCCTGAACCGGCCGGGCGAGGTCATCGTGTACGTCCCGGCCGGGCACACCGCTTCGGTGGTCGCGGGGACGCGCGCGGGCTGGCTGCGGTGCCGGGTGACGGAGGCGGAGCCCGGCCAGCCGTTCTACTCGGAGTCCCCGACCGTGCGGGAGGCGGCCGTCTTCACCGTCGGGGGCACGATGACCGTGGAGCACGCCGAGACGGTGACCGACGTGCCGCTGGGCGTCTCGGAGGGGGTGGCGGGACAGAGTTTCCGGCTCGGCCGCCCGCCGGTGCTGCTGGACGGGGAGCCGCCGGTGGTGGAGGTGTCCTCCCCGGAGGGGTGGCAGCGCTGGGAGCTGGTGGAGCACTTCGGCCGTTCGGGCCCGGAGGACCGGCACGTGCGGGTCGACGCCACCCTCGGCGAGTTCACGTTCCCGCCGGTGCTGCGCGAGCCCGACGGCACCCTGGGCTCGCGCGGGGCCGTGCCGCCCAAGGGGGCGCACATCCGGGTGGCCCGCTACCGGACCGGCGGCGGCCCGGCGGGCAACGTCGCCCGGGGCGCCGTCTCGGTGCTGCGCAGTTCCGTCCCGTACGTCACCCGGGTCGCCAACCGGGAGGCCGCGCGGGGCGGGGTCGCCGGGGAGACCCTCGACAACGCCAGGCTGCGGGCCCCCGAAGCGCTGCGCATGCAGGAGCGCGCGGTGACGGCCGAGGACTACGAGATCATCGCCCGGCAGGCGGCGCCTTCGGTGCTCAGGGTCCGCTGCCTTCCGGACGCCGGGGGCGGCGCGGGAGCCGTACGGGTCCTGGTGGTCCCGGACGCCGTGGCGGACGAGGGCGACCGGCTCCGCTTCGAGCAGCTGATCCCCTCGGAGCAGGTGCTCGGGGCGATCACCGGCGCGCTCGACGAACGGCGCCTGATCGGCACCCGTCTGGTCGTGGAGCCGCCGTTCTACCAGGGCGTGACGGTGGTGGCCCGGCTGTCGGCGCCGGCCGCGGAGGCGGACCGGGTGCGGGAGGCGGCGCTCGCCGCGCTGTTCCGGCACCTCGACCCGCTGCGCGGCGGGCCCGACGGCACGGGGTGGCCGTTCGGCCGGCCGGTGCAGTACGGGGAGGTGTTCGGCGTCCTGCAACGCGCCGTCGGGGACGTCCTGGTGGAGGAGATCCGGATGTTCGCGGCCGACCCGGTCACCGGCCGGCGCGGCGCCCCGGTCGACCGGATCGAGGTCGCCGCGGGCGCGCTGGTCTTCTCGTACCAGCACCAGGTCGTCGTGGCGGCCCGGGCCGAGGAGGAGCGCGGATGA
- a CDS encoding GPW/gp25 family protein: MSERFIGRGWAFPLRVGPTGGIVMVERERELEEAIRLVLGTAPGERPMRPEFGCGIHEYVFAPGDGDTAGRVAQRVREALERWEPRIVVDEVVVAFDSVDAGTLYIDVHYTVRTTNDRRNLVFPFYTIPSEEGLGKAVDD, from the coding sequence ATGAGCGAGCGGTTCATCGGCCGCGGCTGGGCGTTCCCGCTGCGGGTCGGGCCCACCGGCGGGATCGTGATGGTCGAACGGGAGCGGGAGCTGGAGGAGGCGATCCGGCTGGTCCTGGGGACCGCCCCCGGCGAGCGTCCGATGCGGCCCGAGTTCGGCTGCGGGATCCACGAGTACGTCTTCGCGCCCGGCGACGGCGACACCGCCGGGCGGGTCGCGCAGCGGGTGCGCGAGGCGCTGGAGCGGTGGGAGCCGCGGATCGTGGTGGACGAGGTCGTCGTGGCCTTCGACTCCGTGGACGCGGGGACCCTCTACATCGACGTGCACTACACCGTGCGGACCACCAACGACCGGCGCAACCTGGTCTTCCCCTTCTACACGATCCCCTCCGAGGAGGGGCTCGGGAAAGCGGTCGACGACTGA
- a CDS encoding PAAR domain-containing protein codes for MPSAARTGDPTDHGGRIATPPPGAAATVATVLIGGLPAAVVGSLHVCVVPPHVALGPANVVLPDPAGLAAGAVLIGGLPAARARDRTACGATILTGAPDVLIGGV; via the coding sequence ATGCCGTCCGCCGCCCGTACCGGCGATCCGACCGACCACGGCGGCCGGATCGCCACTCCGCCGCCCGGCGCCGCCGCGACCGTGGCGACGGTGCTGATCGGCGGGCTGCCGGCCGCCGTGGTGGGCAGCCTGCACGTCTGCGTGGTCCCGCCGCACGTCGCCCTCGGACCGGCCAACGTGGTGCTGCCCGACCCGGCCGGGCTCGCCGCGGGCGCGGTGCTGATCGGCGGACTGCCGGCGGCGCGGGCCCGCGACCGGACGGCGTGCGGCGCGACGATCCTGACCGGCGCGCCGGACGTCCTGATCGGGGGCGTGTGA